One window of Quercus robur chromosome 5, dhQueRobu3.1, whole genome shotgun sequence genomic DNA carries:
- the LOC126728060 gene encoding uncharacterized protein LOC126728060, translated as MRLRLQQEENQSKASQEDEGDSHRRSDRRGPTTPEEPNSDLLWEMRKEMDELRNAIKGKTDRSLDRMVRTTNSPFTMAILECPVPLKFRLPQLELFDGLKDPLDHLNTFKTTLGLQQPPDEILCRSFPTTLKGVAREWFTKLPTSSIDSFEQLGNAFLRHFVGGQCPKRPANHLLTIRQGEKETLRSYVKRFTLETLEVDETDEKVQLTTFKAGLKSREFVVSLAKNPPKTMAMMLLKAQKCMNAEDTLAAIKEEEKIGNKGKQEDDRKGRKRKSPDRQTSDESKRKDEKTTRTDEHYLKWPRPLHSSPNVRNKKKYCQFHKDHDHYDCGDLKEQIEELIRKGKLQKYVKKGNSSRFRHDNKTNMILHPGTRNTCPSVRQV; from the exons ATGAGGTTACGACTTCAACAGGAGGAGAACCAGTCTAAAGCCAGTCAAGAGGATGAAGGAGATAGCCATAGAAGGAGCGATCGTCGAGGACCAACTACTCCAGAAGAACCAAACTCAGATCTCCTCTGGGAGATGAGAAAGGAGATGGACGAGCTGAGGAACGCCATTAAGGGGAAAACAGACCGAAGCCTGGATAGAATGGTCAGGACAACAAATTCGCCTTTCACCATGGCAATCTTGGAATGCCCTGTGCCGTTGAAATTTCGATTGCCTCAGCTTGAGCTGTTTGATGGACTTAAGGACCCCCTGGACCACCTCAACACCTTCAAGACGACATTAGGCCTTCAACAGCCTCCTGACGAAATACTGTGTCGTTCCTTCcccaccactctcaaaggagTTGCACGGGAATGGTTCACAAAGTTACCAACATCGTCCATCGACAGCTTCGAGCAGTTGGGCAATGCCTTTTTGCGCCACTTCGTCGGGGGACAATGCCCGAAGAGGCCAGCAAACCACTTACTCACCATTAGACAAGGAGAAAAAGAGACCTTGAGGTCGTACGTGAAACGCTTTACTTTGGAGACTCTGGAGGTAGACGAAACTGACGAAAAGGTGCAGTTGACAACCTTTAAAGCGGGTTTGAAGTCCAGAGAGTTTGTGGTTTCACTCGCGAAGAATCCTCCTAAGACGATGGCAATgatgctcctgaaggcacaAAAGTGCATGAACGCTGAAGATACTTTAGCTGCCATAAAGGAGGAGGAAAAGATAGGAAACAAGGGAAAGCAGGAAGACGATCGTAAAGGACGAAAAAGGAAGAGCCCAGATCGTCAGACTAGTGACGAAAGTAAAAGGAAAGATGAAAAAACTACTCGAACA GATGAGCACTACCTCAAATGGCCAAGGCCATTACATTCGTCACCCAACGTGCGCAACAAAAAGAAGTATTGTCAGTTCCATAAGGATCACGACCACTACGATTGTGGGGACCTAAAAGAGCAGATAGAGGAACTTATACGAAAAGGGAAACTGCAGAAGTATGTGAAGAAGGGGAATTCCAGTAGGTTCAGACACGACAACAAAACCAACATGATTCTTCACCCAGGGACGAGGAACACATGTCCCAGTGTTCGCCAAGTGTGA
- the LOC126728062 gene encoding uncharacterized protein LOC126728062: MEGIDHRIVRANGIKMHIAEKGQGSVVLFLHVFLELWHYWRHQIRALSSLGYHAVAPDLRGFGDTEAPTSITNYTYDHIVNDLVALIDSLSVEQVFLVAHDWGAIMGWYLCLFKPERVKAFVCLSVPFTPSLPYTDFGLGDVVAGTTPVTTSREPSYHICKDADEDSTPSRCTYKY; the protein is encoded by the exons ATGGAGGGGATTGATCATAGGATTGTGAGAGCCAATGGCATCAAAATGCACATAGCAGAAAAAGGACAAGGCTCGGTAGTACTATTCCTCCATGTCTTCCTTGAGCTTTGGCACTACTGGCGCCACCAGATTCGTGCTTTGAGCTCACTTGGATACCATGCTGTAGCACCAGATCTCCGGGGCTTCGGTGACACTGAAGCACCAACTTCCATCACCAACTACACCTATGATCACATTGTCAATGACCTTGTTGCTCTCATTGACTCTCTGAGTGTGGAGCAAGTGTTTCTTGTGGCACATGATTGGGGAGCCATCATGGGTTGGTACTTGTGCTTGTTTAAGCCTGAAAGAGTGAAGGCATTTGTGTGCCTTAGTGTTCCATTCACGCCAAG TCTTCCTTATACTGACTTTGGCCTCGGAGatgttgtggcaggcaccacaccagtGACCACCTCAAGGGAGCCATCTTACCATATTTGCAAAGACGCAGACGAGGACTCAACTCCATCTAGATGCACTTACAAATACTGA